The DNA segment TGACGGGGCAGGGGCTGTCGATCGTCGTCGAGGATGGGGGCCAGGGGCCGCGCGTGAGCCTGCAGGCGGACGGGCCGGGGCAGGTCCTGGCCGAGGGGCCGGCGCGGCTCCTGCCGGACGGCGTGATCGATGCGCATGCGCGGGTGACGATCGGCGAGGAGGCGATCCGCTTCGACGCGATCACCGCCCATCTCGGCGGCATGGCGGCGAACGGTTCGCTTACCCTGCCGCGCGAGGGCCGCGCGTCGGGCCGCATCGCGGTGCCGGCGGCGGATCTGCGCCCGCTGATCGGGGCGGCCCTCGGGCCGGTCGCGCCAGCGCCGGGCGCGATCTGGCCGGTCGCGCGCTTCGGGCGCGTGGCGGGCTTCCCCGATTTCGACATCGCGGTCGAAGCCGGAACGCTCGTTGCTTTCGAGGGCGGCACGCTCCGCGATGCCGGCTTCACCCTGCGCTCGGACCCGGACGGCCTGCGGATCGAGGATATCCGCGGCAGCCATGGCGGCGGGCAGGTCGCCGGGCGGCTGGGATTGCGGCGCGACGGCGGGCTCGCCCAGCTCAACGGCCGGCTCAGCCTGACCGGGATCGATATGGGCGCGCTGACCGGCGGCGCGCTCGGCGGCCGGGCTTCGGGGCAGGTCGAGTTCGGCGGCTCGGGCGAGACGCCGGCGCGGCTCGTCGCGGGCCTGAGCGGCGCCGGCAGCCTGAGGCTCACGGATGCGCGTCTTTCCCGCTTCGATCCGGGCGCCTATCAGCGGATCATCGCCGGCACCGGCGAGGATGCCTCCGAGAGCGATGCCGGCCGCCTCAGCGAGCGCCTGAACGAAGCGCTCGACCGCGACGCCTGGGCGCTGGGCGAGATCACGGCGCCGTTCACGCTGGCCGGCGGACTGATCCGGCTCCAGCCCTTCGCCTTCGCGCGCAACGGACTGCGCGCCGAGGCGAGCGGCATCCTCGACCTCAGGGCGCTCAGCGCCGATCTCAGGCTCGGCCTGAAGCCGCTGGGGCCTCTGCCGAAGGGCTGGCCGGGCGATGCGCCGCAGATCGGCATCGTCTGGCGCGGGCCCTTGTCGAATCTGAAGCGCGAGAGCGATGTCAGCGCGCTGTCGAACACGGTGGCGGCGCGGGCGCTGGCGCGCGAGATCGAGCGGGTCGAAGCCTTCGAGGCCGATGCGCGCGAGCGGGCGATGCATGCGCGGCGCCTGCGGGCCGAGCGCGAGATGCGCGAGAACGAGCGCAAGCTCAACGAGTTCCTCAAGGCCGAGGAGGAGCGGCGGCGGATTGAGGAGGAGAAGCGGCAGGCGGAGGAGAAGCGCGCGGAGGAGATAAGGCGTGCCGAGCAGGCACGGGCCGAGCAGGAGGCGCGCCGGCGGGCGGAGGCCGAGGAGCGCGCCCGCGCCGCCGCCGAGCGGGCGGCGCCGCAGCCGGCTCCGCAGCCGCAGCCCGGCCCGCTCGTCCTGCCGGGAGCCCCTCTCGAGAGCTCGCCGGAAGGGGCGGTGCAGCCGCCTGTGCCGATCCAGCCCGCGCCGCAGCCGCGCAGCCAGCCGGCGCCTTGAGAGGTTGATTCAGGCGCTTCGCGAGATGATTCCGGGTCTCGATGTAAGGCGTTGAAATAACGCCGTTTTCGTTCCACCCCCGTCATTCCGGGTTCTTCGCTGCGCGAAGCCCCGGAATGACGGGGGTATGGACCCTAAAGACCCGCCAGCCTGCGATAATGGGCGAGCGCATGGAGCCTGAGCGCGGAGGAGAGGTTCGTTTCGCCCCGGCCGGAATCGACCTCGGCGACGAGGGCGGCGAGCGGGCGGCCCTCGCTTGCCGCGATCTCCTTCAGCGCCTCCCAGAAGGGGGCTTCCAGCGAGAGGCTGGTGCGGTGGCCGGCGATGCTGAGCGAGCGCTTGCGCTCAGGCCTCATGCCGGCTCCGGCTCGTCGCGGTCGAGCCTGTGGCCGTCGATATGGCGGGCGGCCTTGTCGCGCTCGGCCTCGGTCAGGGCGCGCTCGGCCTTGGTCCGGCCGAAGGCGATGCGGTTCTGCGCGGCGGTCTTTTCGGCCTCGGCGCGCGCCTTCTGCTTGCGGACCTGACGGAGATTGACGATCTCGGCCATGGGATGCTCCTCAGGCCGGGCCGAGCATCAGCTCGGGCTTGACCGTAGAGTCGAACAGCGCGGCGTCGACGCCGGCCTTGAGCGCCTCCTCGCGCAAGGTCGTGCCGTTGTGATGCGCCGCCTTGGCGATGCCGGCCGCCTTGTCGTAGCCGATCGCCGGCGCCAGCGCCGTCACCAGCATCAGCGAGCGCGAGAGCAGGTCCTCGAGCCGCGCCTCGTTGGCCTCGATGCCCTCGACGCAGTTGACCCGGAAGCTCTCGGCCGCGTCGGCCAGCAGCCGCACGGACTGAAGGAACGCCGCCGCGATCACCGGCTTGAAGACGTTGAGCTCGAAATGGCCCTGGGAGGCGGCGAAGCCGATCGTCGCCTGGTTGCCGTGGACGCGGGTCGCGACCATGGTCAGCGCCTCGGCCTGCGTCGGATTGACCTTGCCGGGCATGATCGAGGAGCCGGGCTCGTTCTCCGGCAGGCTGATCTCGCCGAGCCCCGAGCGCGGGCCGGAGCCCATCAGGCGGATGTCGTTGGCGATCTTGAACAGGTCGGCGGCGAGTGCGGCGAGCGCGCCATGGGCAAAGGCCAGCGCGCCATGGCTCGCCAGCGCCTCGAACTTGTTGTCGGCGCTGCGGAAGGGCAGGCCGGTCAGCGTCGCGATCTCCGCAGCGAAGCGGGCGGCGAAATCGGGATGGGCGTTGAGGCCGGTGCCGACCGCAGTGCCGCCCTGCGCCAATGCATGGAGCCCGCCGAGCGCCGCCTCGATCCGCGCGATGCCGAGATCAAGCTGCATCGCATAGCCGGAGAATTCCTGGCCGAGCGTGACCGGGGTCGCGTCCTGGAGATGGGTGCGGCCGATCTTGACGAGGTCCCTGAAGGCTTCGGCCTTGGCGGCGAGCGCCCGTTCGAGGCCGCGCAACGCCGGCAGGAGCCGCTGCGTGATCTCGAGCGCCGCGGCGACATGCATCGCGGTCGGGAAGGAATCGTTCGAGGACTGGCCGCGATTGACGTGGTCGTTGGGATGGACCGGGCTCTTGGCGCCGCGCCCCGCGCCGAGCAGCTCGTTGGCGCGGTTGGCCAGCACCTCGTTGGCGTTCATGTTGGACTGGGTGCCGGAGCCGGTCTGCCAGATCACCAGCGGGAAATCGCCGTCGAACCGGCCGGCGAGCGCCTCGTCCGCCGCCTTTCCAATCGCCTCGGCGACGCGCCGGTCGATGAGGCCCAGTCCGGCATTGACGGAAGCCGCCGCCTTCTTGACCAGCACCAGCGCATGGACCAGCGGCAGCGGCATACGCTCGCTCTCGCCGCCGATGCGGAAATTCTCCAGCGAGCGCTGCGTCTGCGCGCCCCAGTAGCGATCCGCCGGAACCGCGATCGGGCCGAAGGAATCGGTTTCGGTGCGCGTCTCGCTCATGGCGTCGTCAGGGCTTCTTGCGGAAGGAATCGAGGCTGACCACCTCGGCGCCGGCCCGGCTCTCGCCCTCGGCGGAAGCCGGCTCGGCCTTTTCGGCCGCGACGGACTCGGCGGCGGGCGCCCTGCCCTTGGCGGCCGGCAGGATCCTGGCAGGGGCGGGCTGAGCCTCCGGCGGCGCAGCCTCGGGCGCGGCGGCGGCCTCCTCGGCCTCGCCCTGCGCCTCGAATTTCAGGCCGAACTGGACGGAAGGGTCGAAGAAGGTCGAGATCGCGTCGAAGGGCACGAGCAGCCGCTCCGGCACGCCCGAGAAGGACAGGCCCACCTCGAAAGCGTGGTCGCTGACGCTCAAATCCCAGAACTGGTGCTGCAGGACGATCGTCATCTCCTCGGGATGCTTCTCGCGCAGGCGCTGCGACAGGCGCACGCCCGGCGCCCCGGTCCGGAAGGTGACGTAGAAATGATGCTCGCCGGGCAGCCCGTCGCGCGCCGCCTCCGCCAGGATCTTGCGGACCACGCCCTTCAGCGCGTCCTGCACCATGAGATCGTAACGCAGAACATCCTTGGACATCGGATAGCGGTTTCCGCTTGTTGCTCCGGCGGGAACAGCCGGCAGGCAGTCAGGAATAGAAGTGGAGGCTTCTGTTGCCAGGCGCCTCCGGGCCCCGCCTTACGCGGCTAAACGCAAGGGCTTTGGTTTGGGAACCGGCACCGCTTACGCGGCGACAGCAACCCGAGCATCGTTGTCGTTGGCAACTATGCTTTGGCCCGATAACGGCGGAACCATGCCGAGCAAAAGGATAACCTTTACACCCTCGTCGATCCTATTTCGCCCCCGCCGAAACCCTGCTTCCCAGGGCTTTGGTGGAGGCGCCGGGTACCGCCCCCGGGTCCGAAAGGCTTATTTCGAGATCCGTTTATCGCCATAGCCGTTCTTGCGAGCGGCACTGACGAATATAGGCAAGGCCGCGGCGTCGGGAAAGGGTTCTCGTGCGTTTTCGACGAAGGGTGCGGCATCGCCGCCTCAGTCGCGAATGCGTCCATTTCCGGAGTCGGCGCGCGGGGCTCGCGCCACGCCGCAAAGGCTGGGGATGCCGGGACGCCGGACGGGCCAAGCGCTTCCCGAGCCGCTATAGTCACCGCCATGCGCCCGTATCACGACCTCATCCGCCGCGTCCTGAGCGAGGGCGTCCGCAAGGACGACCGCACCGGCACCGGCACGCTCGCCGTCTTCGGCCACCAGATGCGCTTCGACCTGGCGGAGGGGTTTCCGCTGGTGACGACCAAGAAGCTGCACCTGAAATCGATCGTCCACGAGTTGATCTGGTTCCTGCGCGGCGACACCAATATCGGCTATCTCAGGGAGAACGGCGTCACCATCTGGGACGAATGGGCCGATGCCAACGGCGATCTCGGCCCGGTCTACGGAAAGCAATGGCGCTCCTGGGCGGCGCCGGACGGTGGGGTGATCGACCAGATCGCCTGGGTCGTGAACGAAATTCGCCGCAACCCGGATTCGCGCCGGCTGATCGTCTCGGCCTGGAACCCGGCCGACATCCCGAAGATGGCGCTGGCGCCCTGCCACTGCCTGTTCCAGTTCTTCGTGGCGGATGGCAAGCTCTCCTGCCAGCTCTACCAGCGCTCGGCCGACGTCTTCCTCGGCGTGCCGTTCAACATCGCGAGCTATGCTCTCCTGACGCATATGGTGGCGCAGGTGACGGGGCTCGGCGTCGGCGCCTTCGTCCATTCCTTCGGCGACGCGCATCTCTACGTGAACCATCTCGATCAGGCCCGGCTGCAATTGTCCCGCGAGCCGCGGCCCCTGCCGAGGCTTTCGCTCAACCCGGCGGTGACGCGGCTGGAGGATTTCCGCTTCGCCGACGTGACGATCGACGGCTACGATCCCCATCCCGCGATCAAGGCGCCGATCGCCGTATGACGTTCACCATCCGCCCCGCCCGCCCCGGCGAAGCCGGGCTCGTGCTCGATTTCATCCGCGAGCTTGCCGTCTACGAGAAGCTGCTGCACGAGGTCGTCGCGACCGAGGCCGGGATCGCGGCCGCCCTGTTCGGGCCGGAGCCGAAGGTGTTCTGCGACATCGCCGAATGGGAGGGCGAGCCGGTCGGCTTCGCGGTCTGGTTCTACACCTATTCGACCTTCAATGGCCGGCACGGCATCTGGCTGGAGGACCTCTATGTCCGGGCGGCTGCGCGCGGGCGCGGCATCGGCAAGGCGCTGATCGCGGGGCTGGCGCGACGCTGCGTCGCGGAGGGTTTGCCGCGGCTCGCCTGGTGGGTGCTGAACTGGAACGAGCCTTCGCGCGTTTTCTATCGCGCGCTCGGCGCCGTGGCGCAGGACGAGTGGACCGTGAAGCGGCTGGAGGGCGAGGCGCTGGCGCGGCTCGGCGCGGAGGGTTGAACCATGGAGAAACGTCCGATCGTGCTGATCGCGGCTGTCGCCGACAACCATGTGATCGGCGACGACAACCGGCTGATCTGGCGGCAGAGGGCCGATCTCAGGCGCTTCCGCAGCCTGACGCTGGGGCGTCCCGTCCTGATGGGCCGCAAGACCTTCGCCTCGATCGGCAAGCCGCTGCCGGGGCGTGAGACCATCGTGCTGACCCGCGATGCGGGCTTTGCGGCGCAAGGGGTGCATGTCGCCCGCTCGCTCGACGAGGGGCTCGGCATCGGGCAGCGGCTGGCGGCGGAAAGCGGGGCCGATTGCCTCGTCGTCGCCGGCGGCGCCGAGGTCTACCGGCAGGCGCTGCCGCTGGCCGACCGGCTGGAGCTGACCCTCGTCCATGCCAGCCCGCGCGGGGACGCGCTGTTCCCCGACTGGGAGCGCGAGGCTTTCCGCGCCGGCGCCAACGAGCACCACCCCGCCGACGCCGAGAACGAGCACGCCTATACCTTCGTCACCTGGAGCCGGCGCGGCTGATCGCCGCTTTCCATTCACGATGAATGGCTTGCACCGTTGACGAATCCGTGGCCCATGACCAAGTCAGCGCAGCGCCTTCGACCGAGGGCGCTGACAAGCGGCCGCCATTCGCCTATGGCTCGGCCTCGACATAAGCAAGCGAGAGGGAACGGCTCGAGAATGCCTTGGAGCAATCAGAGCGGCGGTGGCAGCGGCGGGGGAGGTCCCTGGGGTCAGCGCGGAGGTAGCGGCGGCGGCGGTCCCTGGGGCGGCGGTTCCGGCGGTGGAGGCAACGGCAACCCGCCCGATCTGGAGGAGATCCTGCGGCGCAGCCAGGACAGGCTGAAGAACCTCGTGCCGGGCGGCAATATCGGCGGGCGCGGGCTCCTCATCGGCGCGCTCGCGCTGATCTTGGTCTGGCTCGGTTCCGGCGTCTATTTCGTGCGGCCCAACGAGGTCGGCCTCAACGTCGTCTTCGGCCGCTTCACCGGCAAGACCGGCGAAGGCATGAACTGGAACTGGCCCTATCCGGTCGGCAACGTGATCAAGCCGCAGGTGACCAACGTCATCACCACCGAGGTCGGTTTCCGCACGGTCGAATCGGTGAGGGCCTCGCGCCAGACCGACGTCACCGAGGAGAGCCTGATGCTCACCGGCGACGAGAACATCGTCGACATCGATTTCATCGTGCAGTGGCAGATCGACCCGGCCCAGCCCGAGAACTACGTCTTCAACATCCAGGATCCGTCGGGCACGGTGAAGGCCGTGGCCGAGAGCGCGATGCGCGAGATCATCGGCAAGCGCAACATCCAGCCGGTGCTGACCACCGATCGCGGCGCGATCGAGGCCGAAGTGCGCCAGCTGATGCAGGACACGCTCAACGGCTACAATGCCGGCGTGCAGATCCGCCTGGTCCAGCTCCAGAAGGTCGATCCGCCGCAGCAGGTCATCGACGCCTTCCGCGACGTCCAGGCGGCGCGCGCCGACCAGGAGCGCCTGCGCAACGAGGCGCAGACCTATGCCAACCGCGTCGTGCCCGAGGCCCGCGGCCGGGCGGCGGCCCTGGTCCAGTCGGCCGAAGCCTTCAAGGAGCAGACCGTCGCCGAGGCGCGCGGCCAGGCGAGCCGCTTCAACGCGGTCTACGAGCAATACAAGAACGCTCCGGGCGTGACGCGCGAGCGTCTCTTCCTGGAGACGATGGAACGCGTGATGGGCGGGACCGACAAGATCATCCTCGACTCGACGGGCAACGGGCAGGGCGTGGTGCCCTATCTGCCGCTCGACCAGATCCAGCAGCGCCGCCCGGCGCCCACGCAGCAGCAGGGAGGGACCCAGCGATGAACGCTTCCGTCCTGCGCGCGACGCTTCTCGTCGTGGTCGCCGCCGCCGCCGTCCTGTTCTATGCCTGCACCTTCGTGGTCTCGCAGACGCAGTCGGCGCTCGTCCTGCGGCTCGGCGCGGTGCGCAGCGTCGTCACGGCGCCCGGGCTCTACTTCAAGCTGCCAGCGCCCTTCGACCAGGTGACCACGCTCGACAACCGCATCCTCGATCTCGACCTGCCGGCCCAGGAAATCATCGCCTCGGACCAGAAGCGCCTCGTCGTCGATGCCTTCACCCGCTACCGGATCTCCGATCCGCTGCGCTTCTACCAGGCGGTCAACAACATCCCGCGGGCGAATTCGCAGCTCGCCTCGATCGTGAACGGCAATGTCCGCACCGTGCTGGCGGAGGCGAGCTTCATCGCGATGGTGCGCACCGAGCGCTCGCGGCTGATGAACCGCATCCGCGACGACGTGAACCGCGAGGCCGCCCGCTTCGGCATGTCGGTGGTCGACGTCAGGCTCAGGCGCGTCGACCTGCCGGCGGCGAACTCGGCGGCGGTGTTCCAGCGCATGCAGACCGAGCGCCAGCGCGAGGCGGCGGAAGCGCGCGCGCTCGGCGGCCAGCAGGCACAGGAGATCAAGGCGCGGGCCGAGAGGGATTCCACCGTGATCGTCGCCGAGGCGCAGCAGCGCTCCGACGAGATCCGCGGCGAGGGCGAGGGCGAGCGCAACAAGATCTTCGCCGAAGCCTTCGGCAAGGATCCGGACTTCTTCGCCTTCTACCGCTCGATGCAGGCCTATGAAGCCAGCATCAGGGCGGGGGACACGCGGATGGTGCTGACGCCTGATTCGCCGTTCTTCCGCTTCTTCAACGGCCCCAACCCCCCGCGCCAGGACGGGCAGGGCGCCGCGGCGGCCCCGGCCGCGCCCGCGCCGGCCCGGCCCTGATCGCGGCGGGCGACGCGGATGCTCGATTTCGTCGCGGCGCTCGGTCTGGTCTTCGCGATCGAGGGCATTCTTTTC comes from the Bosea sp. (in: a-proteobacteria) genome and includes:
- a CDS encoding dihydrofolate reductase codes for the protein MEKRPIVLIAAVADNHVIGDDNRLIWRQRADLRRFRSLTLGRPVLMGRKTFASIGKPLPGRETIVLTRDAGFAAQGVHVARSLDEGLGIGQRLAAESGADCLVVAGGAEVYRQALPLADRLELTLVHASPRGDALFPDWEREAFRAGANEHHPADAENEHAYTFVTWSRRG
- a CDS encoding thymidylate synthase, which encodes MRPYHDLIRRVLSEGVRKDDRTGTGTLAVFGHQMRFDLAEGFPLVTTKKLHLKSIVHELIWFLRGDTNIGYLRENGVTIWDEWADANGDLGPVYGKQWRSWAAPDGGVIDQIAWVVNEIRRNPDSRRLIVSAWNPADIPKMALAPCHCLFQFFVADGKLSCQLYQRSADVFLGVPFNIASYALLTHMVAQVTGLGVGAFVHSFGDAHLYVNHLDQARLQLSREPRPLPRLSLNPAVTRLEDFRFADVTIDGYDPHPAIKAPIAV
- a CDS encoding SspB family protein, whose translation is MSKDVLRYDLMVQDALKGVVRKILAEAARDGLPGEHHFYVTFRTGAPGVRLSQRLREKHPEEMTIVLQHQFWDLSVSDHAFEVGLSFSGVPERLLVPFDAISTFFDPSVQFGLKFEAQGEAEEAAAAPEAAPPEAQPAPARILPAAKGRAPAAESVAAEKAEPASAEGESRAGAEVVSLDSFRKKP
- a CDS encoding GNAT family N-acetyltransferase produces the protein MTFTIRPARPGEAGLVLDFIRELAVYEKLLHEVVATEAGIAAALFGPEPKVFCDIAEWEGEPVGFAVWFYTYSTFNGRHGIWLEDLYVRAAARGRGIGKALIAGLARRCVAEGLPRLAWWVLNWNEPSRVFYRALGAVAQDEWTVKRLEGEALARLGAEG
- the hflC gene encoding protease modulator HflC; its protein translation is MNASVLRATLLVVVAAAAVLFYACTFVVSQTQSALVLRLGAVRSVVTAPGLYFKLPAPFDQVTTLDNRILDLDLPAQEIIASDQKRLVVDAFTRYRISDPLRFYQAVNNIPRANSQLASIVNGNVRTVLAEASFIAMVRTERSRLMNRIRDDVNREAARFGMSVVDVRLRRVDLPAANSAAVFQRMQTERQREAAEARALGGQQAQEIKARAERDSTVIVAEAQQRSDEIRGEGEGERNKIFAEAFGKDPDFFAFYRSMQAYEASIRAGDTRMVLTPDSPFFRFFNGPNPPRQDGQGAAAAPAAPAPARP
- a CDS encoding ribbon-helix-helix domain-containing protein; translated protein: MRPERKRSLSIAGHRTSLSLEAPFWEALKEIAASEGRPLAALVAEVDSGRGETNLSSALRLHALAHYRRLAGL
- the hflK gene encoding FtsH protease activity modulator HflK, encoding MPWSNQSGGGSGGGGPWGQRGGSGGGGPWGGGSGGGGNGNPPDLEEILRRSQDRLKNLVPGGNIGGRGLLIGALALILVWLGSGVYFVRPNEVGLNVVFGRFTGKTGEGMNWNWPYPVGNVIKPQVTNVITTEVGFRTVESVRASRQTDVTEESLMLTGDENIVDIDFIVQWQIDPAQPENYVFNIQDPSGTVKAVAESAMREIIGKRNIQPVLTTDRGAIEAEVRQLMQDTLNGYNAGVQIRLVQLQKVDPPQQVIDAFRDVQAARADQERLRNEAQTYANRVVPEARGRAAALVQSAEAFKEQTVAEARGQASRFNAVYEQYKNAPGVTRERLFLETMERVMGGTDKIILDSTGNGQGVVPYLPLDQIQQRRPAPTQQQGGTQR
- the fumC gene encoding class II fumarate hydratase — encoded protein: MSETRTETDSFGPIAVPADRYWGAQTQRSLENFRIGGESERMPLPLVHALVLVKKAAASVNAGLGLIDRRVAEAIGKAADEALAGRFDGDFPLVIWQTGSGTQSNMNANEVLANRANELLGAGRGAKSPVHPNDHVNRGQSSNDSFPTAMHVAAALEITQRLLPALRGLERALAAKAEAFRDLVKIGRTHLQDATPVTLGQEFSGYAMQLDLGIARIEAALGGLHALAQGGTAVGTGLNAHPDFAARFAAEIATLTGLPFRSADNKFEALASHGALAFAHGALAALAADLFKIANDIRLMGSGPRSGLGEISLPENEPGSSIMPGKVNPTQAEALTMVATRVHGNQATIGFAASQGHFELNVFKPVIAAAFLQSVRLLADAAESFRVNCVEGIEANEARLEDLLSRSLMLVTALAPAIGYDKAAGIAKAAHHNGTTLREEALKAGVDAALFDSTVKPELMLGPA
- a CDS encoding DUF4169 family protein — protein: MAEIVNLRQVRKQKARAEAEKTAAQNRIAFGRTKAERALTEAERDKAARHIDGHRLDRDEPEPA